A portion of the Oxynema aestuarii AP17 genome contains these proteins:
- a CDS encoding S8 family serine peptidase — translation MSGIDDTFISTNSEYSGYFGLTGSTKTYALIVGEQDDWYLSFSHLGGAIGAVLENSAGQVIRSQELGGTEGLNSLDLNNLLPGKYSLKLTSLESSVDYTFGVDNLTGLETYSGYFVTEDGTVNLDIAYGDKNIFESGWYSRQGMEAFAENSITYYREAARRILSNSLLGGQLTVSDLEDLSASTGEFSWEESLTQPLEDINARISETLTMQPGDGFGLMVLAKGTIQEFFDNPNLNGSNRPVLSIAPDIGNGLYIRQQDTDDGIILTIEGEGGKQDKDNNNNDSFIYIEKELSEAIAAPETATEEPQNSPVNETSNPSNTSVEEPIDPQSEESTNAENEINNIPVAAAFDFPEDEVTNPPEEALDLPENEQNDSPENNDIAIAQEPEELKPRNNNIPPKDLDLTISGGESGQSKMLAGTVSDRNGFEDLDRIDLSLQTAGQNWRQIASVTEFEADDSDTTAASFSYEWDEELPPGTYRVKARAYDRAGKPSRVVIESFTVTEDTSEPVPVEPVPVEPTIPETPGKQPPIVTPPQTPALPGEPPNNSSPVNLRFDVFPLYTNGEILSFSGGKVEDADGASDLDRIKFELVNGNGEIIDAGEVTEFAIDVNGVITFDFSYDLSDLAPGTYELRAIAYDLEGLESNVASDRFSLISDPVSFQLSDEFKLDAAAAANLSRYSAEELAKTDKWVVWVTPGQSAEQLAASLQAVNLGETGQLPNTYIFKFESGPQPQTSPEYISNLLAETDGIEFAYPEVPVPLKLMHVPEDYLFENTQWPFQTNFESGIDSNVSAAWDLINPRTGEPVRGKGIVIGIVDDGLEYTHLELPQERYYPELSWDFSDNDSDPLPYSETTFEFDLSKETPTVRQIEGIQYQFPVNLTGVITDLSVAFEMSQKGKGGKGGNNLPNLQDFDFILRSPARPDIDPFDWRSFAGYWWSFPGWHDFQFSQRPELDLDGDADRIELNLDQFESNYPAGMWKLQIKPKTPFRNKGEMQQAQQQFEQLIQEWSLKIETANPHGTSVAGIALPEENGEGLVGVSPKAGFAGLRLIGNTDAVNPTYDSEGWLIASALFDGTSASTEENRNHGIDIFNNSWGPQYMREIPLALSAIEKGYQEGRDGLGNIYVFSAGNDGANIGNINYNNLANSRGAIAVGAITRDYDYAPYSTGGASIFISAFSDNASEDYQIPTTTVESGFVGDFGGTSAAAPFVSGVIALMLEMNPDLTARDVQHILAKTAYKNDPEHPDWQENGGGYHVNPHYGFGAVDPVAAVTAAKDWTPVAEEVRVSAENKLKNVFKDILDSQGTSDSIKITEDISVEHAEVLLNLAHGDWKDLKIVLKSPDGTESHLMKSIGDDPYGIGETYEVHPKSNSWTMTSVRHWGESSQGDWTLEIYDENDNQIEGELISWQLNLYGTKPTVNITATQPNASESGTPGEFTVTRTGNSKNALTVNYQIAGTATNGDDYQSLTGTVVIPAGETSTTIDINAIKDSAVEEDETIEITLSEESTYVLGNENNAVVTIKDSLPLITLEVTDALANENGNAGQFIVILNREPLSTPITVNYSISGDATPEIDYKELSGSVTIEAGQNISTVGVIPKRDYELEDDETITIQLVEGDYEIGTGGSHSIVLSDQHPINTISNEVIGRDVHKFVEWESRWQNGESLEDLRPEIIEAAGNEQGNKEIETVIAQIFEDVLGRDVEVDELDYWRSRLEAGATLAQVRQEINTIINDSIELIDTTQPIYTNPNTGNRYVVSSADSWLGAQEQAKALGGNLVIINDADEQNWLLETFGKEIKYWLGLTDSEIYGTQEGSFKWVDGSPISYLNWHPSEPNNKSPETGGEDFVHMNHNIENFPNEGVWNDSPNHYEIAGNGELYDISRLGLIEIKAE, via the coding sequence ATGTCAGGGATTGATGATACTTTTATTTCTACAAACTCCGAATATTCGGGTTATTTCGGTTTAACCGGGTCTACAAAAACCTATGCGTTAATCGTTGGCGAACAAGACGATTGGTATCTATCCTTCAGTCATTTGGGAGGCGCGATCGGTGCGGTTTTAGAGAATAGCGCCGGACAAGTTATCCGATCGCAAGAATTAGGCGGTACAGAAGGTTTAAACTCTCTTGATTTAAACAACTTATTGCCAGGAAAATATTCCCTCAAGCTAACTTCTTTAGAATCCTCAGTAGACTATACTTTTGGGGTAGACAACTTAACAGGATTGGAGACATATTCAGGCTATTTCGTCACTGAAGATGGAACCGTCAATCTCGATATTGCTTACGGCGATAAAAACATTTTTGAAAGTGGCTGGTATAGTCGGCAAGGAATGGAAGCTTTTGCCGAAAATTCAATCACTTACTATCGAGAAGCCGCACGGCGGATCTTAAGTAATTCTTTATTGGGGGGACAACTTACTGTTTCTGATTTAGAAGATTTATCCGCCAGTACCGGGGAATTTTCTTGGGAAGAGAGTTTAACTCAGCCTCTAGAAGATATTAATGCTCGAATCTCCGAGACTTTGACCATGCAGCCGGGAGATGGGTTTGGCTTGATGGTTCTTGCCAAAGGAACGATCCAAGAGTTTTTTGATAATCCTAATCTGAATGGCAGTAACCGACCTGTTTTATCGATCGCTCCCGATATCGGCAATGGTTTATATATTCGCCAACAAGACACCGACGATGGGATTATTTTAACCATTGAAGGGGAAGGCGGGAAACAGGATAAAGACAATAATAATAATGATAGTTTTATTTATATTGAAAAAGAGCTATCCGAGGCGATCGCCGCTCCAGAAACAGCCACGGAGGAGCCGCAAAATTCTCCTGTTAACGAAACTAGCAATCCATCAAATACATCAGTAGAAGAACCGATCGATCCTCAAAGTGAGGAATCTACCAATGCAGAAAATGAAATTAATAATATCCCAGTAGCAGCAGCTTTCGATTTTCCAGAAGATGAAGTCACTAATCCTCCAGAGGAAGCGCTCGATCTTCCAGAGAACGAACAGAACGATTCACCTGAAAATAATGACATTGCGATCGCACAAGAACCGGAAGAATTAAAACCGAGAAATAATAATATTCCGCCAAAAGATCTCGACTTGACGATCTCCGGGGGTGAGTCCGGTCAATCAAAAATGCTGGCTGGAACTGTGAGCGATCGCAACGGCTTTGAAGATCTCGATCGCATCGACTTATCCTTACAAACGGCAGGTCAAAATTGGAGGCAGATCGCGTCTGTAACCGAGTTTGAAGCCGACGATTCCGACACGACCGCCGCCAGCTTTAGCTACGAGTGGGACGAAGAGCTACCGCCAGGAACGTATCGCGTGAAAGCGCGCGCCTACGATCGCGCCGGGAAACCCAGCCGAGTTGTCATCGAATCCTTCACCGTCACCGAAGACACATCCGAGCCCGTCCCCGTCGAGCCTGTCCCCGTCGAACCGACAATCCCGGAAACCCCAGGAAAGCAACCACCGATCGTTACTCCGCCTCAGACCCCAGCACTTCCTGGAGAACCTCCGAATAATTCATCTCCGGTAAATCTACGCTTCGATGTTTTCCCCTTGTATACCAACGGCGAAATCCTCAGTTTTTCTGGGGGGAAAGTCGAAGATGCCGACGGCGCCAGCGACCTCGATCGCATTAAATTTGAACTGGTCAACGGTAACGGTGAAATTATTGATGCAGGAGAGGTCACGGAATTTGCGATCGACGTTAATGGAGTAATAACCTTTGACTTCAGTTACGATTTGAGCGACTTAGCGCCGGGAACCTACGAACTGCGCGCCATCGCCTACGATCTCGAAGGACTCGAAAGTAACGTCGCCAGCGATCGCTTTTCTCTAATTAGCGATCCCGTCAGCTTTCAACTCTCCGACGAATTCAAACTCGACGCCGCCGCCGCCGCCAATTTAAGCCGTTATAGTGCAGAAGAATTAGCAAAAACAGACAAGTGGGTCGTTTGGGTCACCCCAGGACAGTCCGCCGAACAATTAGCCGCCTCACTTCAAGCCGTGAATTTAGGCGAAACCGGACAACTTCCCAATACTTATATTTTCAAATTTGAATCCGGTCCACAACCTCAGACTTCGCCAGAATATATCAGCAATCTCCTCGCCGAAACTGATGGCATTGAATTTGCTTACCCCGAGGTTCCCGTTCCTCTGAAATTGATGCACGTCCCAGAGGATTATCTTTTTGAAAATACACAATGGCCGTTTCAAACGAACTTTGAATCCGGGATCGACTCCAATGTATCAGCCGCTTGGGATCTGATTAACCCGAGGACAGGTGAACCCGTGCGAGGTAAGGGTATTGTCATCGGGATTGTCGATGATGGACTCGAATATACCCATTTAGAATTACCCCAAGAACGATATTATCCTGAATTGAGTTGGGATTTTAGCGATAACGACAGCGATCCCTTGCCTTACTCAGAAACAACCTTTGAATTCGATCTTTCTAAAGAAACACCAACGGTACGTCAGATCGAAGGAATTCAATATCAATTTCCGGTCAACCTAACCGGAGTGATTACCGATTTAAGCGTTGCGTTTGAGATGTCGCAAAAAGGAAAAGGAGGAAAAGGAGGAAATAATTTACCCAATTTACAAGATTTTGATTTCATTTTACGCAGTCCGGCCAGACCCGATATCGATCCCTTTGACTGGCGCAGTTTTGCCGGGTATTGGTGGAGTTTTCCCGGATGGCACGATTTCCAATTCTCCCAAAGACCTGAACTCGATCTTGACGGAGATGCAGATCGGATAGAACTCAATTTAGATCAGTTTGAGAGTAATTATCCCGCAGGAATGTGGAAATTACAAATTAAACCGAAAACACCGTTCAGAAATAAAGGAGAAATGCAGCAGGCGCAACAGCAGTTCGAGCAATTGATTCAGGAATGGTCGTTAAAAATTGAAACGGCTAATCCTCACGGCACCTCAGTTGCTGGGATTGCGTTACCTGAAGAAAACGGTGAGGGGTTAGTTGGGGTGTCTCCAAAAGCTGGATTTGCTGGCTTGCGATTAATCGGGAATACTGATGCGGTTAACCCTACTTATGATTCTGAGGGATGGTTGATTGCTAGTGCTTTATTCGATGGAACTTCTGCTTCCACAGAAGAAAATCGTAACCATGGAATTGATATTTTCAATAATAGTTGGGGACCGCAGTACATGCGGGAAATCCCCTTAGCCTTAAGCGCGATCGAAAAAGGATATCAAGAAGGTCGTGACGGACTCGGCAATATTTATGTATTTTCTGCGGGCAATGATGGAGCTAATATTGGCAATATTAACTACAACAACTTAGCTAATTCTCGTGGAGCGATCGCCGTCGGTGCTATTACCCGCGATTATGATTACGCACCTTACAGTACGGGAGGTGCATCAATATTCATCTCTGCCTTTTCTGACAATGCCAGTGAAGACTATCAAATCCCAACTACAACCGTTGAATCGGGATTTGTTGGTGACTTTGGAGGCACTTCCGCCGCCGCACCTTTTGTCTCTGGGGTCATTGCCTTAATGCTAGAAATGAATCCTGATTTAACCGCACGAGACGTCCAACATATTCTCGCTAAAACTGCATATAAAAACGATCCCGAACATCCCGACTGGCAAGAAAATGGCGGGGGATATCATGTCAATCCGCACTACGGATTTGGTGCCGTCGATCCCGTCGCCGCCGTCACCGCCGCCAAAGACTGGACGCCAGTCGCAGAAGAGGTTCGCGTAAGCGCAGAAAATAAACTCAAAAATGTCTTTAAAGACATTCTCGACAGCCAAGGAACGAGCGATTCTATTAAGATTACTGAAGATATCAGCGTCGAACATGCCGAGGTTTTGCTCAATCTCGCTCATGGTGATTGGAAAGATTTAAAAATCGTTCTCAAGTCTCCCGATGGGACAGAATCGCATTTAATGAAATCGATTGGGGACGATCCTTATGGCATTGGTGAAACCTATGAAGTTCATCCCAAATCGAATTCTTGGACGATGACTTCCGTTCGTCATTGGGGAGAATCGTCACAAGGAGATTGGACGTTAGAAATTTATGACGAGAACGACAATCAAATTGAAGGTGAGTTAATTTCTTGGCAGCTAAATCTTTACGGGACTAAACCCACTGTAAATATTACCGCGACTCAACCCAATGCGTCGGAAAGTGGCACTCCAGGTGAATTTACGGTCACTCGTACTGGCAATTCTAAAAATGCCTTGACCGTCAATTATCAAATTGCAGGGACGGCGACTAATGGAGACGACTATCAATCCCTCACGGGAACCGTAGTGATTCCGGCGGGAGAAACTTCGACCACGATTGATATTAATGCGATTAAGGATTCAGCAGTAGAAGAAGATGAAACGATCGAAATCACTCTTAGTGAAGAGAGTACATACGTTCTGGGAAATGAAAATAATGCAGTTGTTACGATTAAAGATAGTCTACCACTTATTACCTTAGAAGTAACTGATGCTTTAGCTAATGAAAATGGCAATGCAGGACAGTTTATTGTCATACTCAACCGAGAGCCCTTAAGTACGCCAATTACAGTTAATTACTCTATCAGTGGTGATGCAACTCCTGAGATTGATTATAAAGAATTGTCTGGAAGTGTAACCATTGAGGCAGGACAAAACATATCAACTGTTGGTGTTATACCCAAACGAGATTATGAGTTAGAAGATGATGAAACCATCACTATTCAACTCGTTGAAGGTGACTACGAAATTGGCACTGGAGGTAGCCATTCTATAGTTTTGAGCGACCAACATCCAATTAATACAATTTCTAATGAAGTGATTGGTCGAGATGTCCATAAATTTGTTGAGTGGGAAAGTCGTTGGCAAAATGGTGAAAGTTTAGAGGATCTCCGCCCTGAAATCATTGAAGCGGCTGGGAATGAGCAAGGTAACAAGGAGATTGAAACAGTAATCGCTCAGATTTTTGAGGATGTTTTGGGGCGTGATGTTGAAGTAGATGAGCTAGATTACTGGCGTTCTCGTTTGGAAGCAGGTGCAACTTTGGCTCAGGTACGTCAGGAAATTAATACTATTATTAACGATTCAATAGAACTGATTGATACAACCCAACCAATTTACACTAATCCCAACACAGGCAATCGGTACGTTGTAAGTAGCGCTGATAGTTGGTTGGGGGCTCAGGAACAGGCTAAAGCTCTCGGGGGGAATTTAGTAATCATTAATGATGCTGATGAACAAAATTGGCTGCTTGAGACTTTTGGTAAAGAAATAAAATATTGGCTGGGATTAACAGACAGTGAAATTTATGGTACACAAGAGGGAAGTTTTAAATGGGTTGATGGTAGCCCTATAAGCTATTTAAATTGGCATCCTTCAGAACCAAATAATAAATCACCTGAGACAGGAGGCGAGGATTTTGTTCATATGAATCATAATATTGAAAACTTCCCCAATGAAGGAGTCTGGAATGATTCACCTAATCATTACGAGATAGCAGGGAATGGGGAATTATATGACATTTCTCGTTTAGGATTAATTGAAATAAAGGCAGAATAA
- a CDS encoding two-partner secretion domain-containing protein yields the protein MRAEKRTKLSRFCWISGSLLIGAFWGDALPAIAQIIPDSTLPENSVVNSDRNNFQIDGGTTRGANLFHSFDEFSIPTGGNVFFNNARSIQTIFSRITGNSISNIDGAIAANGFANLFLINPNGIIFGRNAQLQIGGSFFATTANRVGFEDGSFFETDPVIENPILTVSLPSQLQFENNSATIINRSQVRPDGLPPNSIGAPLGLAVAPGRSLGLLGGNLSFQNGNLTAFEGQIELGSAIDGTIDLTPNSGGFSFNYNGVRQFGNIELFQNSIVDASGAPPRSPMDEPGSGGAIQARGDRLIVENSGITSSTYGSLPGRDLTFKARDIEISGFLELPTPPNLPPNAPFNPFFAAGLFGQTEGNGNAANLRVEADRLRLQNGGQISTSTFAAGRGGDLEIRAGEIEISGFSIAGLSSITSIVEPIPDAPILATGNAGNIEITSDRLSITEGGTISAATSAIGNAGNITIANSEVLEISGVATNPEGSFARSRIATFVTPTATGNAGNIQIISRFLRLGDRAEITALTTTDVSGGQIDINVEDLSILGGAQVSVNTVGSGRGGNLNVTSSETIELVGTDATGIPSGLFSQSQPFPIFDPQSGEQIGENSTNQGDAGDISVTTDRLIVREGAAISADTFTDGRGGSVTVNANESVTVTGRSAFPLQQPRPSQDADGFLPSRITVVTGNSGDAGGLQIESEELTIAERGKVAVDAASGGGSAGDLTVITPKLRLDTGRLTAETASGEGGDIIVRSRSIFLRRQSQLSTTAGTADFPGNGGNIDLDTEIIAALENSDISSNAFEGRGGVIGISAQGIFGLEVRSREELDRLFDGDLSQFDPTTDLPETSDLTAISRTDPTLSGEIGLNTPDIDPNRGTVEFEEEIVDVAGLIDRDPCRLARGSEYLETGKGGIPQSPGDRLDPIAPWEDWSLTDELPENRSDSPPNPEDRSSHLPQQANAIERSETGEYRLISTTSAIDRPSPFLSPACPPFVPTKTLDPTDSPTTAVTAVTLPVREFAIENSSAFTPDELAEIGAAYRDRSLTLAELDAVRSQLEQLYRDRGYLATFAVIPPQTVRNGIVTVQVLENRLAKIDIQAIDRDRSAYTKYIENRLGLQSGDLLNRDRLLEALYTLQFDPRIESLSAELSEGVRPQTSFLTIRVREANPWRSQLSLDNGRVPSVGSFRRQAQLSQYNPLGLAGLATVNYANTDGSNTWDFAYTLPVNSRNGSLSFLYSRGASEIVEKPFNELDIEADSRNYEITYRQPVIQAIASRNPDLPLSEARDLVRTEIALGLTASRRESQTSILGVDFPLSPGAESDGETRISALRFFQEALRQDNRQIFAARSEFSLGLGVFDATTNDDGPDSRFFAWRGQAQWVRRLQDNPAPGRRAPLLLVRGDVQLSTSALLPLEQFGIGGSNSVRGYRQDSLLTDNGVLASVELQYPLWSFPRLGGSLSLIPFVDFGVGWNWDEGDRPQSDRNTLISTGLGLQLQLSNKFQARLDWGLPLIEIDSRERTWQENGVHFSVNFTPF from the coding sequence ATGAGAGCTGAAAAAAGAACCAAGCTATCTCGTTTTTGCTGGATTTCTGGAAGTCTTTTGATTGGGGCTTTTTGGGGGGATGCATTACCTGCGATCGCGCAAATTATCCCCGATTCTACGCTTCCAGAAAATTCAGTTGTTAATTCCGATCGCAATAACTTCCAAATTGATGGAGGAACGACGAGAGGGGCGAATCTCTTTCACAGCTTTGATGAATTTTCTATCCCAACGGGAGGAAATGTATTTTTTAATAATGCTCGGAGCATTCAAACAATTTTTTCAAGAATTACTGGGAATTCTATTTCTAATATTGATGGCGCGATCGCCGCAAATGGATTCGCTAATTTATTTTTAATTAACCCCAATGGAATCATCTTCGGACGTAACGCTCAATTACAGATTGGCGGTTCCTTCTTCGCGACTACAGCGAATCGAGTTGGTTTTGAAGATGGCAGTTTTTTCGAGACCGATCCAGTTATAGAAAATCCTATTTTAACCGTTAGTTTACCCAGTCAACTCCAGTTTGAAAATAATTCAGCGACGATAATTAATCGTTCTCAAGTTAGACCGGACGGATTGCCGCCGAATAGTATCGGCGCCCCTTTAGGGTTAGCCGTAGCCCCGGGGAGAAGCTTAGGATTATTGGGGGGAAATCTGAGTTTTCAAAATGGAAATCTTACAGCATTTGAGGGACAAATTGAGCTCGGTAGTGCGATCGATGGCACGATCGATTTAACTCCCAATTCTGGGGGTTTTTCTTTTAATTATAATGGGGTGAGGCAATTTGGCAATATTGAATTATTCCAAAATTCAATAGTCGATGCAAGTGGAGCTCCCCCGCGATCGCCGATGGATGAACCGGGGAGTGGAGGAGCAATTCAAGCACGGGGCGATCGTCTAATTGTAGAGAATTCTGGAATTACGAGTAGTACCTATGGATCCCTACCCGGACGAGATTTAACTTTTAAAGCCCGAGATATCGAAATTAGCGGATTTTTAGAATTACCAACCCCTCCAAACTTACCTCCAAATGCGCCTTTCAATCCTTTTTTTGCAGCAGGTTTATTCGGACAAACAGAGGGCAATGGTAATGCAGCAAATTTGAGGGTAGAAGCCGATCGCCTCCGCCTCCAAAATGGCGGGCAAATTTCAACCAGCACTTTTGCAGCAGGTCGAGGAGGCGATCTAGAAATTCGGGCGGGAGAGATAGAAATTAGTGGGTTTTCAATTGCAGGTCTGAGTAGTATCACCAGTATTGTCGAACCGATTCCCGATGCGCCAATATTAGCAACGGGCAATGCAGGTAATATTGAAATTACGAGCGATCGCCTCTCGATAACAGAAGGAGGAACGATTTCTGCGGCAACTTCCGCCATTGGCAATGCAGGAAATATCACGATCGCCAATAGCGAAGTCTTAGAAATAAGCGGAGTTGCTACTAATCCTGAAGGGAGCTTTGCAAGGAGTCGAATCGCTACTTTTGTCACCCCTACAGCAACGGGAAATGCGGGAAATATCCAGATTATTAGTAGATTTCTACGCCTCGGCGATCGCGCAGAAATTACAGCATTAACAACAACAGATGTATCGGGAGGACAGATCGATATTAATGTTGAAGACTTGAGCATTCTAGGAGGTGCTCAAGTTTCGGTGAATACAGTCGGTTCCGGACGGGGAGGTAATTTAAATGTCACCAGTTCGGAAACTATAGAATTAGTTGGAACCGATGCAACGGGTATTCCTAGTGGACTTTTTAGTCAGTCTCAACCCTTCCCAATTTTCGATCCACAATCGGGGGAACAGATAGGAGAAAATAGCACGAATCAAGGCGATGCAGGCGATATTTCCGTAACAACAGATCGCCTCATTGTACGAGAAGGGGCGGCAATTTCTGCCGATACATTTACCGACGGACGAGGGGGGTCCGTGACGGTCAATGCGAACGAATCCGTTACGGTCACGGGACGATCTGCATTCCCCCTACAGCAACCTCGACCCTCACAAGATGCGGACGGCTTTCTACCCAGCCGGATTACTGTGGTCACCGGGAATAGTGGCGATGCAGGCGGTTTGCAAATCGAAAGTGAGGAATTAACGATCGCCGAACGGGGCAAAGTCGCAGTAGATGCGGCATCCGGTGGCGGTTCGGCGGGGGATTTAACGGTGATTACCCCCAAATTGCGCCTCGATACAGGAAGACTGACCGCAGAAACCGCTTCCGGCGAAGGGGGAGATATTATCGTGCGATCGCGCAGTATATTTTTGCGCCGTCAAAGTCAACTCTCGACCACGGCGGGAACGGCAGATTTTCCAGGCAATGGAGGCAATATCGACCTCGACACCGAGATTATTGCTGCGTTAGAAAATAGTGATATCTCTTCCAATGCTTTTGAAGGTCGGGGTGGGGTCATTGGAATTTCCGCACAAGGTATTTTCGGACTGGAAGTGCGATCGCGGGAGGAACTCGATCGGCTGTTCGACGGGGACTTGAGCCAATTCGATCCCACCACAGATTTACCCGAAACGAGCGATCTGACGGCAATTTCGCGCACAGATCCGACCTTAAGCGGTGAAATTGGACTCAACACCCCCGATATCGACCCCAATCGCGGGACGGTGGAATTTGAAGAAGAAATCGTCGATGTCGCCGGACTGATCGATCGCGACCCCTGCCGTTTGGCCCGTGGCAGCGAATATCTCGAAACCGGAAAAGGCGGTATTCCGCAATCTCCAGGCGATCGCCTCGACCCGATCGCCCCCTGGGAAGATTGGAGTCTCACCGACGAACTGCCCGAAAACCGCAGCGATTCCCCTCCAAATCCCGAGGATCGCTCATCTCACTTACCCCAGCAAGCCAACGCGATCGAACGCAGCGAGACCGGAGAATACCGCCTCATTTCCACGACAAGTGCGATCGATCGCCCGTCTCCCTTTTTATCTCCTGCCTGTCCTCCCTTCGTCCCTACAAAAACCCTCGATCCGACCGACAGCCCAACCACAGCCGTAACCGCCGTAACCTTGCCCGTGAGGGAGTTTGCAATTGAAAATAGCAGTGCGTTTACCCCAGACGAACTTGCCGAAATCGGCGCCGCCTACCGCGATCGCTCTCTCACGTTAGCCGAACTCGACGCAGTGCGATCGCAACTCGAACAACTCTACCGCGATCGCGGCTACCTCGCTACCTTCGCCGTCATCCCCCCCCAAACCGTCCGCAACGGTATCGTCACCGTCCAAGTTTTAGAAAACCGTCTCGCCAAAATCGATATCCAGGCGATCGATCGCGACCGCTCCGCCTACACCAAATATATCGAGAACCGCCTCGGACTTCAATCCGGCGACCTCCTCAACCGCGATCGCCTCCTCGAAGCCCTCTACACCCTGCAATTCGACCCGCGCATCGAAAGCCTCTCCGCCGAACTCTCCGAAGGCGTCCGCCCCCAAACCAGTTTCCTCACAATCCGCGTGAGAGAAGCGAACCCCTGGCGCTCTCAACTCTCTTTAGATAACGGACGCGTCCCCTCCGTCGGCAGTTTTCGCCGCCAAGCCCAACTCAGCCAATACAACCCCCTCGGACTCGCCGGACTCGCCACCGTCAACTATGCCAACACCGACGGTAGCAACACCTGGGATTTTGCCTACACCCTGCCCGTCAACTCCCGTAACGGTAGCCTCAGCTTCCTCTACAGCCGAGGAGCCAGCGAAATTGTCGAAAAACCCTTTAACGAACTTGACATCGAAGCCGATTCGCGTAATTACGAAATCACTTACCGTCAACCCGTGATCCAGGCGATCGCCTCCCGCAATCCCGACCTTCCTTTATCTGAAGCGCGAGACTTAGTGCGAACTGAAATTGCCCTCGGTCTCACCGCTTCCCGTCGCGAAAGCCAAACCTCGATTTTAGGCGTCGATTTTCCCCTGTCTCCCGGCGCCGAAAGCGACGGCGAAACGCGAATTTCCGCCTTGCGCTTTTTCCAAGAAGCCTTACGACAAGACAACCGCCAAATTTTCGCCGCTCGTTCCGAATTTAGCCTCGGATTGGGCGTATTCGACGCCACCACCAACGACGACGGACCCGATAGCCGCTTTTTCGCATGGCGGGGACAAGCACAGTGGGTGCGGCGCTTGCAAGACAATCCCGCACCCGGTCGCCGCGCTCCTTTACTCCTCGTTCGCGGCGACGTTCAGCTCTCCACCAGCGCCTTACTCCCCCTAGAACAATTCGGAATCGGCGGGTCGAATAGCGTGCGCGGTTATCGTCAAGATTCTTTATTAACTGATAATGGCGTTTTGGCGTCCGTCGAATTGCAATATCCCTTATGGTCATTTCCCCGTTTGGGCGGCAGTTTGAGCCTGATTCCCTTCGTCGATTTCGGTGTCGGTTGGAATTGGGATGAAGGCGATCGTCCACAGAGCGATCGTAACACGTTGATTTCAACCGGATTGGGTTTACAATTACAACTGAGCAATAAATTTCAAGCTCGTTTAGATTGGGGACTTCCGTTAATAGAGATCGATTCGAGGGAACGGACATGGCAAGAAAATGGGGTGCATTTCTCCGTCAATTTTACTCCTTTTTAA